The proteins below come from a single candidate division WOR-3 bacterium genomic window:
- a CDS encoding YgiQ family radical SAM protein yields MSRAEMERLGWDQCDCIIVSGDAYVDHPSFGPAVICRVLIDAGFRVGVIAQPDWRTEADFLALGRPRLFFGITAGNVDSMVANYSPNLVPRKHDDYSAGGRSGQRPNRACIVYANRLRQLFRGVPLVLGGIEASLRRLAHYDYWEDTVRGSILIDAKADILVYGMGERQVKEIAARLTENLRTDLSGIPGTCVTTHKKPEKCVELPALETVRRDRDAFNLAFRLWYGQADNPLGKVVVQKHGDRYVVQYPAPQPLSTSELDRVYNLPYTRQAHPSYRERIPALETVRFSITSHRGCLGSCTFCSLRAHQGRIVQSRSLGSIVREAEAITRLPEFRGHITDVGGPTANMYGATCVQMAAGRVCMKRECLFPERCPSLKLAYERHLIVLEAVSKVKGVRRVSIGTGIRFDLLDGRQGERYLRELCCHYISGQMRVAPEHVAPRVLAAMHKSPPEVYLAFRRRFLAAVRSCCMSQSRLFLVPYFISGHPGANLEDAVELAEHLVKVERFFIRQVQQFTPLPMTAAGVAYHTGKDPLTGKPLHVARTAGEKRLQRALLQLFEPKNVAYVERELTRLGRRDLLARIRRLKSRLRSAGTAKVRPSLSGELTG; encoded by the coding sequence ATGTCTCGTGCCGAGATGGAGCGGCTCGGCTGGGACCAGTGCGATTGCATCATCGTCTCTGGTGACGCCTATGTTGACCATCCTAGTTTTGGCCCGGCTGTCATCTGCCGGGTGCTGATTGACGCCGGGTTTCGAGTCGGGGTCATTGCCCAGCCGGACTGGAGAACAGAAGCCGATTTTCTCGCGCTTGGCCGACCCAGGCTTTTTTTCGGTATCACCGCCGGCAACGTTGATTCGATGGTTGCGAACTACAGTCCCAATCTCGTGCCCCGGAAGCACGACGACTATTCTGCTGGTGGCAGATCAGGTCAGCGGCCCAACCGGGCATGCATCGTTTACGCAAACCGGCTCCGGCAGCTTTTCAGGGGCGTGCCGCTTGTGCTTGGAGGGATCGAAGCCAGCCTGCGTCGGCTCGCGCACTATGACTACTGGGAAGACACAGTCCGCGGCTCGATCCTGATTGACGCCAAGGCCGACATCTTGGTGTACGGAATGGGTGAGAGGCAGGTCAAGGAGATTGCGGCTCGGTTGACCGAGAATCTCAGAACAGACCTTTCCGGGATTCCGGGTACGTGCGTTACCACGCACAAGAAACCTGAAAAATGCGTTGAACTGCCAGCACTTGAGACTGTCAGGAGGGACAGGGATGCGTTCAATCTGGCGTTTCGGCTGTGGTACGGCCAGGCCGACAACCCGCTTGGCAAGGTAGTCGTGCAGAAGCACGGTGACCGGTACGTGGTCCAGTACCCGGCTCCTCAACCGCTGAGTACATCTGAGCTCGACCGGGTATATAACCTCCCCTACACCCGCCAAGCACACCCGTCATACCGGGAAAGGATTCCGGCCCTAGAAACAGTCCGGTTTTCGATAACATCGCACCGTGGCTGTCTAGGTTCCTGTACGTTCTGTTCGCTTCGGGCGCACCAGGGCCGGATTGTCCAGAGCCGCAGTCTTGGGTCAATTGTCCGTGAAGCGGAGGCGATCACACGTCTACCCGAGTTCCGGGGACACATCACTGACGTCGGCGGCCCGACCGCGAACATGTACGGAGCGACCTGTGTGCAGATGGCAGCCGGTCGAGTGTGCATGAAGCGGGAATGCCTTTTCCCCGAGCGATGTCCTAGTCTGAAGCTCGCATACGAGCGCCATCTCATAGTCCTTGAAGCTGTGAGCAAGGTCAAGGGCGTGAGAAGGGTTTCAATCGGAACCGGTATCAGGTTTGACCTTCTAGACGGCAGGCAGGGTGAAAGATACCTGCGAGAGTTATGCTGTCATTATATCTCGGGTCAGATGCGGGTAGCACCGGAGCACGTCGCACCGCGCGTTCTTGCCGCGATGCACAAAAGTCCACCGGAAGTCTATCTCGCATTTCGCCGGCGGTTCCTTGCTGCGGTTCGAAGCTGCTGCATGTCGCAGAGCCGGCTTTTCCTCGTTCCGTACTTCATCTCCGGACACCCGGGCGCGAATCTTGAGGACGCAGTTGAGCTGGCCGAACACCTAGTGAAAGTCGAACGGTTCTTCATACGTCAGGTGCAGCAGTTCACCCCCCTGCCGATGACCGCGGCCGGAGTCGCGTATCACACCGGAAAGGACCCTCTGACCGGCAAACCACTGCATGTGGCTAGGACGGCAGGCGAGAAGCGCCTGCAGCGGGCTCTGCTCCAGCTTTTTGAGCCGAAGAACGTTGCGTATGTGGAGCGGGAACTGACAAGGCTTGGCCGCAGGGACCTCCTTGCTCGTATCCGCCGGCTCAAGTCCCGGTTGCGGTCTGCAGGAACTGCAAAGGTCCGTCCCAGCTTGTCGGGCGAGCTCACCGGTTAA
- the pgsB gene encoding poly-gamma-glutamate synthase PgsB — protein sequence MLFLLVLLLLFVGYGAAEYGLHRRNLNRIPIRILVNGTRGKSSVTRLIAAGLRAGGIRTVAKVTGTRPRFILGDHLEKPVRRIGKAGIAEQLRMVRLARSMAAEALVIENMSLDPQYQRIENQRLVRPTHSVVTNVRADHLDVMGPTVKDVARSFRRALPAHGVLFTAERTYLAELRRTGRGNREVVLADPETVSDREMYGFEYVEHKENVALALAVCASVGVDRQAALAGMKRSLPDSGVLRIHQLAVKGSRFEFVNALAANDPDSIGMLWNMVKNRSQDRIVLVNCRRDRQDRSRQMAELVRGFECRVYVATGGLTRIFIARCRELGIPPDRIVDLGDEIPPREVFEFLAGLIEDACLVFACGNTVGYGEELTRYFVQAGQTQIAVPEASSGDRRGPHAG from the coding sequence ATGCTGTTCCTGCTTGTTCTGCTGTTGCTCTTCGTAGGCTATGGCGCGGCCGAATATGGGCTGCACCGACGAAACCTCAATCGGATTCCGATCCGGATTCTTGTCAACGGCACCAGGGGCAAGTCTTCGGTCACAAGGCTGATAGCTGCCGGGCTGCGCGCCGGCGGCATCCGGACAGTTGCAAAGGTCACCGGTACAAGACCACGGTTCATACTCGGCGACCACTTGGAAAAGCCGGTGCGCCGGATTGGGAAGGCCGGCATCGCCGAGCAGTTGCGGATGGTCAGGCTAGCTCGTTCGATGGCGGCTGAAGCGCTCGTTATTGAGAACATGTCACTGGACCCGCAGTATCAGCGGATTGAGAACCAGCGGCTTGTCAGGCCGACTCACTCGGTAGTCACCAATGTTCGTGCCGACCATCTTGACGTTATGGGCCCGACCGTAAAGGATGTTGCCCGTTCTTTTCGGCGCGCTCTACCTGCCCATGGGGTGCTTTTCACCGCGGAGCGGACATATCTTGCTGAGCTACGCAGGACCGGACGCGGCAACCGTGAGGTCGTCCTAGCTGACCCAGAAACGGTGTCCGACCGAGAGATGTACGGATTTGAGTACGTCGAGCACAAGGAGAATGTCGCCTTGGCTCTGGCGGTGTGTGCCTCGGTCGGAGTTGACCGGCAGGCGGCCCTGGCTGGGATGAAACGCAGCCTACCGGACTCGGGCGTACTGCGTATTCACCAGCTTGCAGTCAAGGGCAGCCGGTTTGAGTTTGTGAACGCGCTGGCGGCAAATGACCCGGACTCAATCGGCATGCTCTGGAACATGGTGAAGAACCGTTCGCAGGACCGGATCGTGCTTGTCAACTGCCGCCGCGACCGGCAGGACCGGTCAAGACAGATGGCTGAGCTGGTGCGCGGGTTTGAATGCCGCGTTTATGTTGCGACCGGCGGTCTGACCCGGATATTCATTGCCCGATGCCGCGAACTTGGCATCCCACCGGACCGGATTGTGGACCTTGGAGACGAGATACCGCCGAGGGAGGTGTTTGAGTTCCTTGCCGGGCTGATTGAAGACGCTTGTCTTGTGTTTGCGTGCGGGAATACCGTAGGGTATGGCGAAGAGTTGACTCGATATTTTGTGCAGGCCGGGCAGACACAGATAGCAGTGCCCGAAGCATCGAGCGGAGATAGGAGGGGACCGCATGCTGGTTGA
- a CDS encoding ATP-binding protein, translating to MNKCSEGEIGYVIEVNGERALVELTACTTEAMAGEYYPGQPGSHVEIALRERRVIGIVTSVRMDPAVQPPRNVAECVLVGTLDARGRFTRGIAVYPTVGQKVNMVTAQDLASIFAGFAEFAYSFARPALAPEQRVYVQADRFFGQHIAVLGTTGCGKSCTVCSMLQAAIAKYPDTHIIVLDLHGEYAAAFNEKDVLLITPETLELPYWVLNFEEFAELTVDPAEATAKNQLTVLHDALNRARQGMTTKETAAIAKSLTVDSPVYYKLDDLVNQIRNWNIQLVLSSDGKMVPGPLYGVFDRFLIRFESKTSDPRFGFMFAPTRFKDNKSLTQLLAEFLSIDSGHRMAVIDLSGVPSEAVGVVAAVVSRLAFEFNMWNPDRDRFPILMVYEEAHNYVPRNSSVHTTPAKTAVERIAKEGRKYGVGAVLVSQRPTELSETVLSQCNTFVAMRLTNPDDQQYVRRLVPDALAGLMSMLPALRTGEALILGDSVPIPTRALIDCPNPKPQSSDVEFSRWWSKGIRDMDIDRVVKRWRARSRSL from the coding sequence CGGTGAACGGGCTTTGGTTGAGCTGACCGCTTGCACTACCGAGGCCATGGCAGGCGAGTACTATCCGGGCCAGCCCGGTTCCCATGTGGAAATCGCGCTGCGGGAGCGACGGGTTATCGGCATCGTGACGAGCGTGCGGATGGACCCTGCGGTCCAGCCACCACGCAACGTCGCCGAGTGCGTGCTGGTCGGAACTCTGGATGCGCGCGGCCGGTTTACCCGGGGCATTGCCGTCTACCCCACAGTTGGGCAGAAGGTAAACATGGTCACGGCTCAGGACCTTGCCAGCATTTTCGCCGGTTTTGCCGAGTTTGCCTACTCTTTTGCGCGTCCGGCCCTGGCACCGGAGCAAAGGGTATATGTTCAGGCTGACCGGTTCTTCGGGCAGCACATTGCGGTCCTCGGTACGACTGGGTGCGGTAAGTCCTGCACCGTGTGCAGCATGTTGCAGGCGGCAATTGCCAAGTATCCAGACACTCACATCATCGTCCTTGACCTGCACGGTGAGTACGCAGCAGCATTCAATGAGAAGGATGTGCTGCTCATCACGCCGGAAACGCTCGAACTGCCGTACTGGGTGCTGAACTTTGAGGAGTTTGCTGAACTGACTGTTGACCCGGCCGAGGCCACAGCCAAGAACCAGTTGACGGTGCTACACGACGCTCTGAACCGTGCCCGGCAGGGTATGACGACCAAGGAGACAGCAGCGATTGCAAAGTCGCTGACCGTGGATTCGCCAGTGTACTATAAGCTCGACGACTTGGTGAATCAAATCCGGAACTGGAACATCCAGCTTGTTCTGAGCAGTGACGGCAAAATGGTGCCGGGGCCGCTGTACGGCGTCTTTGACCGGTTCCTTATCAGGTTCGAATCTAAGACGTCAGACCCCCGTTTCGGCTTCATGTTTGCGCCAACCCGATTCAAGGACAACAAGAGTCTGACCCAGCTCTTGGCCGAATTTCTTTCAATTGATTCGGGCCACAGGATGGCAGTCATTGACCTTTCGGGCGTACCGTCTGAGGCGGTCGGGGTCGTGGCGGCGGTCGTGTCCAGGTTGGCTTTTGAGTTCAACATGTGGAATCCGGATAGAGACCGGTTTCCAATTCTCATGGTCTATGAGGAAGCGCACAACTACGTGCCGCGGAATTCGAGCGTCCACACGACTCCGGCCAAGACTGCGGTCGAGCGAATCGCCAAGGAAGGCAGGAAATACGGGGTTGGTGCCGTGCTGGTGAGTCAGCGGCCGACCGAGCTTTCCGAGACGGTTCTGTCCCAGTGCAACACTTTTGTCGCAATGCGGCTCACTAACCCGGACGACCAGCAATACGTGCGCCGGCTTGTGCCGGATGCGCTTGCCGGCTTGATGTCAATGCTGCCGGCCCTGCGTACGGGCGAGGCTTTGATCCTTGGCGATTCGGTACCGATTCCGACACGCGCACTCATTGACTGTCCTAACCCGAAGCCGCAGAGTTCGGACGTCGAGTTCAGCCGCTGGTGGTCAAAAGGCATCAGAGATATGGATATTGATCGGGTGGTCAAACGTTGGCGTGCGCGCAGCCGGAGCCTGTAG
- the pgsC gene encoding poly-gamma-glutamate biosynthesis protein PgsC: MLVETIGLGMLASFLMTETVGLAAGGIVVPGYIALLLHDPVRVGATVVVALATFVVLRVLDRFMLVYGRRMLVLAVLIAYLLGYLTRIAPEWHMGQTALNIGVIGYVIPGLVAYWMVRQGVVETVATMFVAAVFTRLVVTLISGGVF, from the coding sequence ATGCTGGTTGAGACCATCGGACTCGGAATGCTGGCATCGTTCCTCATGACCGAGACGGTCGGGCTGGCGGCTGGTGGTATCGTTGTGCCCGGATATATTGCGCTTCTGTTGCACGACCCGGTCCGGGTCGGCGCCACGGTTGTGGTGGCACTCGCAACCTTCGTTGTGTTGCGGGTTCTGGATCGGTTCATGCTCGTATATGGCCGAAGGATGCTGGTGCTTGCCGTGCTCATCGCTTATCTGCTCGGCTATCTTACCAGAATCGCGCCGGAGTGGCATATGGGACAGACCGCACTCAATATCGGCGTTATTGGGTACGTAATACCCGGACTGGTGGCCTACTGGATGGTCCGTCAGGGCGTGGTTGAGACTGTGGCGACGATGTTCGTGGCAGCGGTGTTCACACGGCTGGTTGTGACACTCATATCTGGAGGGGTTTTCTAG